A single window of Ovis aries strain OAR_USU_Benz2616 breed Rambouillet chromosome 24, ARS-UI_Ramb_v3.0, whole genome shotgun sequence DNA harbors:
- the AP5Z1 gene encoding AP-5 complex subunit zeta-1 isoform X2 yields MLAAGTESLLRQAREVGAVELGRFCARISALLQAEDWGPDTLDALRRLFLIVAATKYSRRLEPTCVALLQAALCSPRCPERLQLLCAAVLREMAPSDSLSLSCDHAQSSRQLGLVASVLLAQGDPQQVRTVGQCVIKVLESRQSEGPSLTHLLPVVSKVASLAPDALPEDQGAQQAAGGLAPLRQCPAGGGPCLRGLLLHTQSPADFFTVLSTGQRFTEDQRLNVQAFSMLRAWLLQGGPTRRGATDADDRSELEGSTVSVLSAASTASHLLPPAEWLREKALEYCQRLLEQSGRRALRKADSDLQKACLVEAVLVLDVLCRQDPSFLYRALPSLRALRTRLCGDPACARVLLPVAQFFLHHGEAAAVDADAVCQHLFTRIPSEHFHSPVLAFEFVQFCRDHLLLSGSNLDLLRTSFPNLFKFLAWSSPALTSEFVALLPALVDAGTAVEMLHLLLDLPSLTAALELQLRLLQAASERPLWDASVKAPGCLEALRDPQAQGLFQHLLRAKASGTVERLTPLHQLLQPLASCARVLQCAQAVPTLLRAFFAAVTQFADGALASQLALLLLERSDSLFQVEGYEADVHRVLSSEFPGLCRLHPPLVVERAKELLEFVGSLGGPRSTGHMLTSVVWAIGEYLSVSWDRRCTVEQINRFFEALEALLFEVTQSRPSATLPRCPPQVITVLMTTLTKLASRSQDLIPRVSLLLSKMRTLAQSPAVGPVHGEDDLGAVRTRATELLNLLKMPSVAQFVLTPSMEVSQPRYHRDCNTALPLALDMVSRLLEREAGLLPG; encoded by the exons GGAGGTCGGGGCTGTGGAGCTGGGCAGGTTCTGTGCCCGCATCAGCGCGCTGCTGCAGGCGGAGGACTGGGGCCCCGACACCCTGGACGCCCTGCGGAGGCTCTTCCTCATCGTGGCGGCCACCAAgtacagcaggag gcTGGAGCCCACGTGCGTGGCGCTGCTGCAGGCCGCCCTCTGCTCGCCCCGCTGCCCCGAGCGGCTCCAGCTGCTCTGTGCCGCTGTGCTGCGAGAGATGGCGCCCTCCGACAGCCTGAGCCTGTCCTGTGACCACGCCCAGAGCTCGCGGCAGCTGGGGCTGGTGGCCTCCGTGCTCTTGGCCCAG GGCGACCCGCAGCAGGTCAGGACCGTGGGCCAGTGTGTCATCAAGGTCCTGGAGAGTCGGCAGTCTGAGGGGCCCAGCCTGACACACCTCCTCCCGGTCGTGTCCAAGGTCGCCAGCCTGGCCCCAGATGCCCTTCCTGAAG ACCAAGGCGCTCAGCAAGCGGCTGGGGGACTGGCTCCGCTACGCCAGTGTCCAGCAGGGGGCGGCCCATGCCTCCGGGGGCTTCTTCTCCACACCCAGAGCCCGGCAG ACTTCTTCACGGTGCTGTCCACGGGCCAGCGCTTCACGGAGGACCAGCGGCTCAACGTGCAGGCCTTCTCCATGCTGCGGGCCTGGCTGCTGCAGGGCGGCCCCACGCGCCGGGGTGCCACGGATGCAG ACGACAGGTCAGAGCTGGAGGGCTCCACCGTGTCAGTGCTCTCGGCCGCCTCCACCGCCAGCCACCTGCTGCCGCCTGCCGAGTGGCTGCGGGAAAAGGCCCTGGAGTATTGCCAGCGCCTCCTGGAGCAGAGCGGCCGGC gaGCCCTGAGGAAGGCCGACTCAGACCTGCAGAAGGCG TGCCTGGTGGAGGCCGTGCTGGTGCTGGACGTGCTCTGTCGGCAGGACCCCTCCTTCCTGTACCGCGCCCTCCCGAGTCTGCGGGCCCTGCGCACCCGGCTCTGCGGGGACCCGGCTTGCGCCCGTGTGCTGCTGCCCGTCGCCCAGTTCTTCCTGCACCACG GGGAGGCTGCCGCAGTGGACGCAGACGCCGTCTGCCAACACCTCTTCACCAGGATCCCGTCCGAACACTTCCACAGCCCAGTGCTGGCCTTCGAGTTCGTCCAGTTCTGCAGGGACCACCTCCTGCTGTCCGGCAGCAACCTGGACCTTCTTAGGACCAGCTTCCCCAACCTTTTCAAG TTCCTGGCCTGGAGCAGTCCGGCCCTCACCTCTGAGTTTGTGGCGCTCCTGCCGGCGCTGGTCGACGCGGGCACAGCCGTGGAGATGCTCCACCTGCTACTGGACCTGCCAAGCCTGACCGCGGCCTTGGAGCTGCAGCTCCG GTTGTTGCAGGCTGCGTCTGAGAGGCCGCTCTGGGACGCCTCCGTGAAAGCCCCCGGCTGCCTGGAGGCCTTGCGGGACCCCCAGGCCCAGGGCCTGTTCCAGCACCTGCTGCGGGCCAAGGCCAGCGGGACCGTGGAGAG GCTGACACCGCTCCACCAGCTGCTGCAGCCCCTGGCCAGCTGCGCCCGGGTACTCCAGTGTGCCCAGGCTGTGCCCACTCTACTCAGAGCGTTCTTCGCAGCGGTGACACAG TTTGCCGATGGGGCCCTGGCCAGCCAGCTGGCACTGCTGCTCTTGGAGAGAAGTGACTCGCTTTTCCAGGTTGAGGGGTATGAGGCCGACGTGCACAG GGTGCTGAGCTCCGAGTTCCCGGGCCTGTGCAGGCTGCACCCCCCGCTGGTGGTCGAGCGGGCCAAAGAGCTGCTGGAGTTCGTGGGCAGCCTGGGGGGACCCCGCAGCACCGGGCACATGCTCACCTCTGTG GTGTGGGCCATTGGCGAGTACCTCTCGGTGTCCTGGGACCGGCGCTGCACCGTGGAGCAGATCAACAGGTTCTTCGAAGCTCTGGAGGCCCTGCTTTTCGAGGTCACCCAGTCTCGGCCCTCCGCCACCCTTCCCAGGTGTCCTCCGCAGGTCATCACTGTGCTCATGACCACGCTGACCAAGCTGGCCTCCCGGAGCCAAGACCTGATCCCCAG GGTCTCTCTGCTCCTGTCCAAAATGAGGACACTGGCCCAGAGCCCAGCCGTGGGCCCCGTGCACGGCGAGGATGACCTGGGAGCTGTCCGCACAAGGGCCACCGAGCTGCTGAACTTGCTCAAGATGCCCAGTGTGGCCCAGTTTGTGCTCACGCCCAGCATGGAGGTGTCCCAGCCCCGCTATCACCGCGACTGCAACACCGCCCTGCCCCTGGCCCTGGACATGGTCAGCCGGCTGCTGGAGCGGGAGGCAGGCCTCCTGCCAGGGTGA
- the AP5Z1 gene encoding AP-5 complex subunit zeta-1 isoform X3, which produces MLAAGTESLLRQAREVGAVELGRFCARISALLQAEDWGPDTLDALRRLFLIVAATKYSRRLEPTCVALLQAALCSPRCPERLQLLCAAVLREMAPSDSLSLSCDHAQSSRQLGLVASVLLAQGDPQQVRTVGQCVIKVLESRQSEGPSLTHLLPVVSKVASLAPDALPEEQTKALSKRLGDWLRYASVQQGAAHASGGFFSTPRARQTSSRCCPRASASRRTSGSTCRPSPCCGPGCCRAAPRAGVPRMQTTGQSWRAPPCQCSRPPPPPATCCRLPSGCGKRPWSIASASWSRAAGCLVEAVLVLDVLCRQDPSFLYRALPSLRALRTRLCGDPACARVLLPVAQFFLHHGEAAAVDADAVCQHLFTRIPSEHFHSPVLAFEFVQFCRDHLLLSGSNLDLLRTSFPNLFKFLAWSSPALTSEFVALLPALVDAGTAVEMLHLLLDLPSLTAALELQLRLLQAASERPLWDASVKAPGCLEALRDPQAQGLFQHLLRAKASGTVERLTPLHQLLQPLASCARVLQCAQAVPTLLRAFFAAVTQFADGALASQLALLLLERSDSLFQVEGYEADVHRVLSSEFPGLCRLHPPLVVERAKELLEFVGSLGGPRSTGHMLTSVVWAIGEYLSVSWDRRCTVEQINRFFEALEALLFEVTQSRPSATLPRCPPQVITVLMTTLTKLASRSQDLIPRVSLLLSKMRTLAQSPAVGPVHGEDDLGAVRTRATELLNLLKMPSVAQFVLTPSMEVSQPRYHRDCNTALPLALDMVSRLLEREAGLLPG; this is translated from the exons GGAGGTCGGGGCTGTGGAGCTGGGCAGGTTCTGTGCCCGCATCAGCGCGCTGCTGCAGGCGGAGGACTGGGGCCCCGACACCCTGGACGCCCTGCGGAGGCTCTTCCTCATCGTGGCGGCCACCAAgtacagcaggag gcTGGAGCCCACGTGCGTGGCGCTGCTGCAGGCCGCCCTCTGCTCGCCCCGCTGCCCCGAGCGGCTCCAGCTGCTCTGTGCCGCTGTGCTGCGAGAGATGGCGCCCTCCGACAGCCTGAGCCTGTCCTGTGACCACGCCCAGAGCTCGCGGCAGCTGGGGCTGGTGGCCTCCGTGCTCTTGGCCCAG GGCGACCCGCAGCAGGTCAGGACCGTGGGCCAGTGTGTCATCAAGGTCCTGGAGAGTCGGCAGTCTGAGGGGCCCAGCCTGACACACCTCCTCCCGGTCGTGTCCAAGGTCGCCAGCCTGGCCCCAGATGCCCTTCCTGAAG AGCAGACCAAGGCGCTCAGCAAGCGGCTGGGGGACTGGCTCCGCTACGCCAGTGTCCAGCAGGGGGCGGCCCATGCCTCCGGGGGCTTCTTCTCCACACCCAGAGCCCGGCAG ACTTCTTCACGGTGCTGTCCACGGGCCAGCGCTTCACGGAGGACCAGCGGCTCAACGTGCAGGCCTTCTCCATGCTGCGGGCCTGGCTGCTGCAGGGCGGCCCCACGCGCCGGGGTGCCACGGATGCAG ACGACAGGTCAGAGCTGGAGGGCTCCACCGTGTCAGTGCTCTCGGCCGCCTCCACCGCCAGCCACCTGCTGCCGCCTGCCGAGTGGCTGCGGGAAAAGGCCCTGGAGTATTGCCAGCGCCTCCTGGAGCAGAGCGGCCGGC TGCCTGGTGGAGGCCGTGCTGGTGCTGGACGTGCTCTGTCGGCAGGACCCCTCCTTCCTGTACCGCGCCCTCCCGAGTCTGCGGGCCCTGCGCACCCGGCTCTGCGGGGACCCGGCTTGCGCCCGTGTGCTGCTGCCCGTCGCCCAGTTCTTCCTGCACCACG GGGAGGCTGCCGCAGTGGACGCAGACGCCGTCTGCCAACACCTCTTCACCAGGATCCCGTCCGAACACTTCCACAGCCCAGTGCTGGCCTTCGAGTTCGTCCAGTTCTGCAGGGACCACCTCCTGCTGTCCGGCAGCAACCTGGACCTTCTTAGGACCAGCTTCCCCAACCTTTTCAAG TTCCTGGCCTGGAGCAGTCCGGCCCTCACCTCTGAGTTTGTGGCGCTCCTGCCGGCGCTGGTCGACGCGGGCACAGCCGTGGAGATGCTCCACCTGCTACTGGACCTGCCAAGCCTGACCGCGGCCTTGGAGCTGCAGCTCCG GTTGTTGCAGGCTGCGTCTGAGAGGCCGCTCTGGGACGCCTCCGTGAAAGCCCCCGGCTGCCTGGAGGCCTTGCGGGACCCCCAGGCCCAGGGCCTGTTCCAGCACCTGCTGCGGGCCAAGGCCAGCGGGACCGTGGAGAG GCTGACACCGCTCCACCAGCTGCTGCAGCCCCTGGCCAGCTGCGCCCGGGTACTCCAGTGTGCCCAGGCTGTGCCCACTCTACTCAGAGCGTTCTTCGCAGCGGTGACACAG TTTGCCGATGGGGCCCTGGCCAGCCAGCTGGCACTGCTGCTCTTGGAGAGAAGTGACTCGCTTTTCCAGGTTGAGGGGTATGAGGCCGACGTGCACAG GGTGCTGAGCTCCGAGTTCCCGGGCCTGTGCAGGCTGCACCCCCCGCTGGTGGTCGAGCGGGCCAAAGAGCTGCTGGAGTTCGTGGGCAGCCTGGGGGGACCCCGCAGCACCGGGCACATGCTCACCTCTGTG GTGTGGGCCATTGGCGAGTACCTCTCGGTGTCCTGGGACCGGCGCTGCACCGTGGAGCAGATCAACAGGTTCTTCGAAGCTCTGGAGGCCCTGCTTTTCGAGGTCACCCAGTCTCGGCCCTCCGCCACCCTTCCCAGGTGTCCTCCGCAGGTCATCACTGTGCTCATGACCACGCTGACCAAGCTGGCCTCCCGGAGCCAAGACCTGATCCCCAG GGTCTCTCTGCTCCTGTCCAAAATGAGGACACTGGCCCAGAGCCCAGCCGTGGGCCCCGTGCACGGCGAGGATGACCTGGGAGCTGTCCGCACAAGGGCCACCGAGCTGCTGAACTTGCTCAAGATGCCCAGTGTGGCCCAGTTTGTGCTCACGCCCAGCATGGAGGTGTCCCAGCCCCGCTATCACCGCGACTGCAACACCGCCCTGCCCCTGGCCCTGGACATGGTCAGCCGGCTGCTGGAGCGGGAGGCAGGCCTCCTGCCAGGGTGA
- the AP5Z1 gene encoding AP-5 complex subunit zeta-1 isoform X1 yields the protein MLAAGTESLLRQAREVGAVELGRFCARISALLQAEDWGPDTLDALRRLFLIVAATKYSRRLEPTCVALLQAALCSPRCPERLQLLCAAVLREMAPSDSLSLSCDHAQSSRQLGLVASVLLAQGDPQQVRTVGQCVIKVLESRQSEGPSLTHLLPVVSKVASLAPDALPEEQTKALSKRLGDWLRYASVQQGAAHASGGFFSTPRARQPGPVTEMDGSVATDFFTVLSTGQRFTEDQRLNVQAFSMLRAWLLQGGPTRRGATDADDRSELEGSTVSVLSAASTASHLLPPAEWLREKALEYCQRLLEQSGRRALRKADSDLQKACLVEAVLVLDVLCRQDPSFLYRALPSLRALRTRLCGDPACARVLLPVAQFFLHHGEAAAVDADAVCQHLFTRIPSEHFHSPVLAFEFVQFCRDHLLLSGSNLDLLRTSFPNLFKFLAWSSPALTSEFVALLPALVDAGTAVEMLHLLLDLPSLTAALELQLRLLQAASERPLWDASVKAPGCLEALRDPQAQGLFQHLLRAKASGTVERLTPLHQLLQPLASCARVLQCAQAVPTLLRAFFAAVTQFADGALASQLALLLLERSDSLFQVEGYEADVHRVLSSEFPGLCRLHPPLVVERAKELLEFVGSLGGPRSTGHMLTSVVWAIGEYLSVSWDRRCTVEQINRFFEALEALLFEVTQSRPSATLPRCPPQVITVLMTTLTKLASRSQDLIPRVSLLLSKMRTLAQSPAVGPVHGEDDLGAVRTRATELLNLLKMPSVAQFVLTPSMEVSQPRYHRDCNTALPLALDMVSRLLEREAGLLPG from the exons GGAGGTCGGGGCTGTGGAGCTGGGCAGGTTCTGTGCCCGCATCAGCGCGCTGCTGCAGGCGGAGGACTGGGGCCCCGACACCCTGGACGCCCTGCGGAGGCTCTTCCTCATCGTGGCGGCCACCAAgtacagcaggag gcTGGAGCCCACGTGCGTGGCGCTGCTGCAGGCCGCCCTCTGCTCGCCCCGCTGCCCCGAGCGGCTCCAGCTGCTCTGTGCCGCTGTGCTGCGAGAGATGGCGCCCTCCGACAGCCTGAGCCTGTCCTGTGACCACGCCCAGAGCTCGCGGCAGCTGGGGCTGGTGGCCTCCGTGCTCTTGGCCCAG GGCGACCCGCAGCAGGTCAGGACCGTGGGCCAGTGTGTCATCAAGGTCCTGGAGAGTCGGCAGTCTGAGGGGCCCAGCCTGACACACCTCCTCCCGGTCGTGTCCAAGGTCGCCAGCCTGGCCCCAGATGCCCTTCCTGAAG AGCAGACCAAGGCGCTCAGCAAGCGGCTGGGGGACTGGCTCCGCTACGCCAGTGTCCAGCAGGGGGCGGCCCATGCCTCCGGGGGCTTCTTCTCCACACCCAGAGCCCGGCAG CCGGGCCCCGTCACTGAGATGGACGGGTCCGTGGCCACAGACTTCTTCACGGTGCTGTCCACGGGCCAGCGCTTCACGGAGGACCAGCGGCTCAACGTGCAGGCCTTCTCCATGCTGCGGGCCTGGCTGCTGCAGGGCGGCCCCACGCGCCGGGGTGCCACGGATGCAG ACGACAGGTCAGAGCTGGAGGGCTCCACCGTGTCAGTGCTCTCGGCCGCCTCCACCGCCAGCCACCTGCTGCCGCCTGCCGAGTGGCTGCGGGAAAAGGCCCTGGAGTATTGCCAGCGCCTCCTGGAGCAGAGCGGCCGGC gaGCCCTGAGGAAGGCCGACTCAGACCTGCAGAAGGCG TGCCTGGTGGAGGCCGTGCTGGTGCTGGACGTGCTCTGTCGGCAGGACCCCTCCTTCCTGTACCGCGCCCTCCCGAGTCTGCGGGCCCTGCGCACCCGGCTCTGCGGGGACCCGGCTTGCGCCCGTGTGCTGCTGCCCGTCGCCCAGTTCTTCCTGCACCACG GGGAGGCTGCCGCAGTGGACGCAGACGCCGTCTGCCAACACCTCTTCACCAGGATCCCGTCCGAACACTTCCACAGCCCAGTGCTGGCCTTCGAGTTCGTCCAGTTCTGCAGGGACCACCTCCTGCTGTCCGGCAGCAACCTGGACCTTCTTAGGACCAGCTTCCCCAACCTTTTCAAG TTCCTGGCCTGGAGCAGTCCGGCCCTCACCTCTGAGTTTGTGGCGCTCCTGCCGGCGCTGGTCGACGCGGGCACAGCCGTGGAGATGCTCCACCTGCTACTGGACCTGCCAAGCCTGACCGCGGCCTTGGAGCTGCAGCTCCG GTTGTTGCAGGCTGCGTCTGAGAGGCCGCTCTGGGACGCCTCCGTGAAAGCCCCCGGCTGCCTGGAGGCCTTGCGGGACCCCCAGGCCCAGGGCCTGTTCCAGCACCTGCTGCGGGCCAAGGCCAGCGGGACCGTGGAGAG GCTGACACCGCTCCACCAGCTGCTGCAGCCCCTGGCCAGCTGCGCCCGGGTACTCCAGTGTGCCCAGGCTGTGCCCACTCTACTCAGAGCGTTCTTCGCAGCGGTGACACAG TTTGCCGATGGGGCCCTGGCCAGCCAGCTGGCACTGCTGCTCTTGGAGAGAAGTGACTCGCTTTTCCAGGTTGAGGGGTATGAGGCCGACGTGCACAG GGTGCTGAGCTCCGAGTTCCCGGGCCTGTGCAGGCTGCACCCCCCGCTGGTGGTCGAGCGGGCCAAAGAGCTGCTGGAGTTCGTGGGCAGCCTGGGGGGACCCCGCAGCACCGGGCACATGCTCACCTCTGTG GTGTGGGCCATTGGCGAGTACCTCTCGGTGTCCTGGGACCGGCGCTGCACCGTGGAGCAGATCAACAGGTTCTTCGAAGCTCTGGAGGCCCTGCTTTTCGAGGTCACCCAGTCTCGGCCCTCCGCCACCCTTCCCAGGTGTCCTCCGCAGGTCATCACTGTGCTCATGACCACGCTGACCAAGCTGGCCTCCCGGAGCCAAGACCTGATCCCCAG GGTCTCTCTGCTCCTGTCCAAAATGAGGACACTGGCCCAGAGCCCAGCCGTGGGCCCCGTGCACGGCGAGGATGACCTGGGAGCTGTCCGCACAAGGGCCACCGAGCTGCTGAACTTGCTCAAGATGCCCAGTGTGGCCCAGTTTGTGCTCACGCCCAGCATGGAGGTGTCCCAGCCCCGCTATCACCGCGACTGCAACACCGCCCTGCCCCTGGCCCTGGACATGGTCAGCCGGCTGCTGGAGCGGGAGGCAGGCCTCCTGCCAGGGTGA
- the AP5Z1 gene encoding AP-5 complex subunit zeta-1 isoform X4, translating to MPFLKTKALSKRLGDWLRYASVQQGAAHASGGFFSTPRARQPGPVTEMDGSVATDFFTVLSTGQRFTEDQRLNVQAFSMLRAWLLQGGPTRRGATDADDRSELEGSTVSVLSAASTASHLLPPAEWLREKALEYCQRLLEQSGRRALRKADSDLQKACLVEAVLVLDVLCRQDPSFLYRALPSLRALRTRLCGDPACARVLLPVAQFFLHHGEAAAVDADAVCQHLFTRIPSEHFHSPVLAFEFVQFCRDHLLLSGSNLDLLRTSFPNLFKFLAWSSPALTSEFVALLPALVDAGTAVEMLHLLLDLPSLTAALELQLRLLQAASERPLWDASVKAPGCLEALRDPQAQGLFQHLLRAKASGTVERLTPLHQLLQPLASCARVLQCAQAVPTLLRAFFAAVTQFADGALASQLALLLLERSDSLFQVEGYEADVHRVLSSEFPGLCRLHPPLVVERAKELLEFVGSLGGPRSTGHMLTSVVWAIGEYLSVSWDRRCTVEQINRFFEALEALLFEVTQSRPSATLPRCPPQVITVLMTTLTKLASRSQDLIPRVSLLLSKMRTLAQSPAVGPVHGEDDLGAVRTRATELLNLLKMPSVAQFVLTPSMEVSQPRYHRDCNTALPLALDMVSRLLEREAGLLPG from the exons ATGCCCTTCCTGAAG ACCAAGGCGCTCAGCAAGCGGCTGGGGGACTGGCTCCGCTACGCCAGTGTCCAGCAGGGGGCGGCCCATGCCTCCGGGGGCTTCTTCTCCACACCCAGAGCCCGGCAG CCGGGCCCCGTCACTGAGATGGACGGGTCCGTGGCCACAGACTTCTTCACGGTGCTGTCCACGGGCCAGCGCTTCACGGAGGACCAGCGGCTCAACGTGCAGGCCTTCTCCATGCTGCGGGCCTGGCTGCTGCAGGGCGGCCCCACGCGCCGGGGTGCCACGGATGCAG ACGACAGGTCAGAGCTGGAGGGCTCCACCGTGTCAGTGCTCTCGGCCGCCTCCACCGCCAGCCACCTGCTGCCGCCTGCCGAGTGGCTGCGGGAAAAGGCCCTGGAGTATTGCCAGCGCCTCCTGGAGCAGAGCGGCCGGC gaGCCCTGAGGAAGGCCGACTCAGACCTGCAGAAGGCG TGCCTGGTGGAGGCCGTGCTGGTGCTGGACGTGCTCTGTCGGCAGGACCCCTCCTTCCTGTACCGCGCCCTCCCGAGTCTGCGGGCCCTGCGCACCCGGCTCTGCGGGGACCCGGCTTGCGCCCGTGTGCTGCTGCCCGTCGCCCAGTTCTTCCTGCACCACG GGGAGGCTGCCGCAGTGGACGCAGACGCCGTCTGCCAACACCTCTTCACCAGGATCCCGTCCGAACACTTCCACAGCCCAGTGCTGGCCTTCGAGTTCGTCCAGTTCTGCAGGGACCACCTCCTGCTGTCCGGCAGCAACCTGGACCTTCTTAGGACCAGCTTCCCCAACCTTTTCAAG TTCCTGGCCTGGAGCAGTCCGGCCCTCACCTCTGAGTTTGTGGCGCTCCTGCCGGCGCTGGTCGACGCGGGCACAGCCGTGGAGATGCTCCACCTGCTACTGGACCTGCCAAGCCTGACCGCGGCCTTGGAGCTGCAGCTCCG GTTGTTGCAGGCTGCGTCTGAGAGGCCGCTCTGGGACGCCTCCGTGAAAGCCCCCGGCTGCCTGGAGGCCTTGCGGGACCCCCAGGCCCAGGGCCTGTTCCAGCACCTGCTGCGGGCCAAGGCCAGCGGGACCGTGGAGAG GCTGACACCGCTCCACCAGCTGCTGCAGCCCCTGGCCAGCTGCGCCCGGGTACTCCAGTGTGCCCAGGCTGTGCCCACTCTACTCAGAGCGTTCTTCGCAGCGGTGACACAG TTTGCCGATGGGGCCCTGGCCAGCCAGCTGGCACTGCTGCTCTTGGAGAGAAGTGACTCGCTTTTCCAGGTTGAGGGGTATGAGGCCGACGTGCACAG GGTGCTGAGCTCCGAGTTCCCGGGCCTGTGCAGGCTGCACCCCCCGCTGGTGGTCGAGCGGGCCAAAGAGCTGCTGGAGTTCGTGGGCAGCCTGGGGGGACCCCGCAGCACCGGGCACATGCTCACCTCTGTG GTGTGGGCCATTGGCGAGTACCTCTCGGTGTCCTGGGACCGGCGCTGCACCGTGGAGCAGATCAACAGGTTCTTCGAAGCTCTGGAGGCCCTGCTTTTCGAGGTCACCCAGTCTCGGCCCTCCGCCACCCTTCCCAGGTGTCCTCCGCAGGTCATCACTGTGCTCATGACCACGCTGACCAAGCTGGCCTCCCGGAGCCAAGACCTGATCCCCAG GGTCTCTCTGCTCCTGTCCAAAATGAGGACACTGGCCCAGAGCCCAGCCGTGGGCCCCGTGCACGGCGAGGATGACCTGGGAGCTGTCCGCACAAGGGCCACCGAGCTGCTGAACTTGCTCAAGATGCCCAGTGTGGCCCAGTTTGTGCTCACGCCCAGCATGGAGGTGTCCCAGCCCCGCTATCACCGCGACTGCAACACCGCCCTGCCCCTGGCCCTGGACATGGTCAGCCGGCTGCTGGAGCGGGAGGCAGGCCTCCTGCCAGGGTGA